In bacterium, the DNA window TTACCTACAGAGATAGACCGAGAACGTCCAGTTATGGGAGCTGCAGGCAAAAGGCTCTTGGAGGCCATCACAACAGGGATGTATGACGACCCTTTGATGTCCATCAGGGAGTACATCCAGAACGCCACGGACGCGATAGATACGGCCGTGGCAGACGGCTTTCTCGCCCCAGGCGAAGAACGCATCTCTGTATCGATTTCCGGCAGGAACCGCACGATCACTGTGGAAGACAATGGATGTGGGGTCCCAGAAGCGCGAGTTGAGCGTGCTCTATGTGATCCAGGATATAGCGAGAAGCAAAGCTGCACTCACCGGGGATTCAGGGGCATTGGGCGCCTCGGTGGTCTAGCTTACTGCAAGCGTCTTATCTTCACTACACGCGCATCCCCCAAGGAAGTCGTTACGGAGGTAGAGTGGAATGGATCCGACCTCCGCAGAGTTGTCGATGATAAGAATGATTCGGCCGACCTGGCCTCGGCAATCGCGGCGTTGGCAGTGATCAGGACTCGCAAGGCAACGCCGTGCGAATCTCACCGCTTTTTCCGCGTAACGATGAAAGATGTATTTCGTTTCTACGATGATTCGATCCTTAACGTCAGGGCGATCCAATCCTACCTTAGTTCGGTGGCTCCGGTCCCATACGACGAAGATGGTTTCTCCTTCTCTGATAGTGTAAAAGACCACTTCGCGGGTATGCCCGGTTGGCGGAGCTATAGAATATACGTAAATGGCCGGCAGCTCTTCAAGCACTATCGCGATGAAGTGCGGCTTAGTGAGACGAAATCTGACCGTATCGCCGGCGTAGAGGCTTTCGAAATCAGAGGCATAGACGGTGGGCTAGTTGGTAGAGGATGGTATGCGCTCACAGGACTGCTGGGTGCGATACCGCGAACGGAGCCTGTCCGCGGAATACGTGCTCGCCAAGGAAATATAGCATTCGGAGACGAGCGCTTTTTCGAAAAGGCTTTCATCGAACCTCGCTTTGCGCTCTGGCACATGGGCGAGGTTGAACTCTCACACAATGTTCGTCCCAATGCCAGACGCGACGGTTTTGAGCAGACGGCTTCCTACGAGAGGCTGTTGGCCCATATGGCCATTCTTGGGAGGGAGTTAAGCTCAC includes these proteins:
- a CDS encoding ATP-binding protein codes for the protein MGAAGKRLLEAITTGMYDDPLMSIREYIQNATDAIDTAVADGFLAPGEERISVSISGRNRTITVEDNGCGVPEARVERALCDPGYSEKQSCTHRGFRGIGRLGGLAYCKRLIFTTRASPKEVVTEVEWNGSDLRRVVDDKNDSADLASAIAALAVIRTRKATPCESHRFFRVTMKDVFRFYDDSILNVRAIQSYLSSVAPVPYDEDGFSFSDSVKDHFAGMPGWRSYRIYVNGRQLFKHYRDEVRLSETKSDRIAGVEAFEIRGIDGGLVGRGWYALTGLLGAIPRTEPVRGIRARQGNIAFGDERFFEKAFIEPRFALWHMGEVELSHNVRPNARRDGFEQTASYERLLAHMAILGRELSSRCRTSSSLRSQERTLSSILNEVERLISSYPMFIDNDHATSVANKASVLLGKARPAAMDGMKEKDVGKRYLALSRMLRAVQKRPPLISDCIDERLLGEGCTKRFLEDLCRRIFDTLGPDGTPASVLSCILMPYLKEGVEMALSSRKNGHGHEGEHFS